In Thermobaculum terrenum ATCC BAA-798, one genomic interval encodes:
- a CDS encoding alpha-L-fucosidase produces the protein MSDNWQGAGGDTSWFVHDRFGLFIHWGIYSLAARHEWVKHRERMTDEEYQKYFDHFYPDLYDPRVWAQEAKNAGMKYFVVTTKHHDGFCLWDSALTDYKATNTPWGRDVLRPMVEAFRSEGFKVGFYHSLIDWHHPEFPIDGLHPRRDDVAFRESQKQRDMRKYVEYLHGQVRELLTQFGKIDIMWFDFSYSHMDWGWSKGKGKDDWQSEKLIQMVRELQPGIIVNDRLEIGGDIKTPEQYQPAEWLKVNGRPVVWEACQTLNGSWGYDRDNKDFKPVDMLVRMLVDSVSKGGNMLLNVGPNARGEFQSEAIETLRGIGEWMRLHNRAIYGCTASEFTPPPDCRYTQNGNRLYLHVFAWPFGHLHLPGLAGRVEYAQLLNDASEIRMSVIDPEQQAQNTTMGGIGPDTLTLHLPVQKPPVAVPVIELFLKD, from the coding sequence ATGTCTGACAACTGGCAAGGCGCTGGGGGAGATACCAGCTGGTTCGTGCACGACCGCTTCGGCCTGTTCATCCACTGGGGCATCTACTCGCTGGCGGCACGCCACGAGTGGGTCAAGCACCGCGAGAGGATGACCGACGAGGAGTACCAGAAGTACTTCGACCACTTCTACCCCGACCTGTACGACCCCAGGGTGTGGGCGCAGGAGGCCAAAAACGCCGGCATGAAGTACTTCGTGGTCACCACCAAGCACCACGACGGCTTCTGCCTGTGGGACTCCGCCCTCACGGACTACAAGGCCACGAACACGCCATGGGGCAGAGATGTGCTGCGTCCTATGGTGGAGGCCTTCAGGTCCGAGGGATTCAAGGTGGGCTTCTACCACTCGCTGATCGACTGGCACCATCCGGAGTTTCCCATAGATGGACTGCACCCACGGCGCGACGACGTAGCCTTCAGGGAATCCCAGAAGCAGCGCGACATGCGCAAGTACGTCGAGTACCTCCACGGCCAGGTCAGGGAGTTGCTCACCCAGTTTGGCAAGATCGACATCATGTGGTTCGACTTCTCCTACTCCCACATGGACTGGGGATGGTCCAAGGGCAAGGGGAAGGACGACTGGCAATCCGAGAAGCTCATACAGATGGTGCGGGAGCTCCAGCCCGGCATCATCGTCAACGACCGCCTGGAGATAGGCGGCGATATCAAGACGCCCGAGCAGTACCAGCCGGCAGAGTGGCTGAAGGTGAACGGCCGACCTGTCGTATGGGAGGCCTGCCAGACGCTGAACGGCAGCTGGGGCTACGACCGCGACAACAAGGACTTCAAGCCGGTCGACATGCTGGTGCGGATGCTCGTGGACTCCGTCTCCAAGGGAGGCAACATGCTGCTGAACGTCGGTCCCAACGCCAGGGGAGAGTTCCAGTCGGAGGCCATCGAGACGCTGCGGGGCATAGGCGAGTGGATGCGCCTGCACAACCGAGCCATCTACGGCTGCACCGCCAGCGAGTTCACCCCACCGCCCGACTGCCGCTACACCCAAAACGGCAACAGGCTCTACCTGCACGTGTTCGCCTGGCCCTTCGGTCACCTGCACCTGCCGGGACTGGCAGGCCGGGTGGAGTACGCTCAGCTGCTCAACGACGCCTCCGAGATCCGCATGAGCGTGATAGACCCCGAGCAGCAGGCACAGAACACCACCATGGGAGGCATCGGCCCCGACACACTGACGCTGCACCTGCCGGTACAAAAGCCCCCGGTCGCCGTGCCGGTGATCGAGCTCTTCCTGAAGGACTAA
- a CDS encoding Gfo/Idh/MocA family protein has product MYRVGIIGVGRGGEGIGAHSIGYAHAMAYSNDPRCQIVAATDISIENLNRFTEQFGVTSSFTDYREMLLEAHLDIVSISTYVVFHREMVEACAEAGVKGVWCEKPFALTMDDARAMVEACERAGTRLVVNHQRRYLDVFQRAKQLLRSGRVGQPVMFMASLPGADLIEWGTHWLDMFRFFADDQPARWVMGQVRCTGEKKAYGHLLAESALAYVCFEDGTRALLEDGEMLNGGFTMRLLGTEGWIDILGEGQLQVLDGNGVETIETRSNVHSPKPGHEMDEPFGKVLDALIGWIEGGPEPLVSGRQGMLSTELYLAAYESAWRRDKVDLPLREQHSFPLDLIAGEGR; this is encoded by the coding sequence ATGTACAGGGTAGGCATAATAGGTGTTGGCAGGGGCGGGGAGGGCATCGGCGCGCACAGCATAGGCTACGCGCACGCCATGGCCTACTCCAACGATCCCAGGTGCCAGATCGTGGCGGCAACGGACATCTCCATCGAGAACCTCAACAGGTTCACCGAGCAGTTCGGGGTGACCTCCAGCTTCACCGACTACAGAGAGATGCTGCTGGAGGCGCACCTGGACATCGTGAGCATCTCCACCTACGTAGTGTTCCACCGCGAGATGGTGGAGGCCTGCGCCGAGGCGGGCGTGAAGGGCGTGTGGTGCGAGAAGCCCTTTGCGCTCACGATGGACGACGCCAGGGCGATGGTCGAGGCCTGCGAGCGCGCCGGCACCAGGCTGGTCGTCAACCACCAGCGACGGTACCTCGACGTCTTCCAGCGGGCCAAGCAGCTGCTGCGCTCGGGTAGGGTAGGTCAGCCGGTGATGTTCATGGCCTCCCTGCCGGGCGCCGACCTCATAGAGTGGGGCACCCACTGGCTGGACATGTTCCGGTTCTTCGCCGACGATCAGCCCGCGCGCTGGGTGATGGGGCAGGTCAGGTGCACCGGCGAGAAGAAGGCCTACGGCCACCTGCTGGCGGAGAGCGCCCTGGCCTACGTGTGCTTCGAGGACGGCACCCGCGCGCTGCTGGAGGACGGCGAGATGCTCAACGGCGGCTTCACGATGCGCCTGCTGGGCACCGAGGGCTGGATAGACATCCTGGGAGAGGGACAGCTCCAGGTGCTGGACGGCAACGGCGTGGAGACGATCGAGACCCGCTCCAACGTGCACTCCCCAAAGCCGGGCCACGAGATGGACGAGCCCTTCGGGAAGGTGCTGGACGCGCTCATCGGCTGGATCGAGGGAGGGCCCGAGCCACTGGTCTCCGGCAGGCAGGGGATGCTCTCGACGGAGCTGTACCTGGCGGCCTACGAGTCGGCCTGGCGGAGGGACAAGGTCGACCTGCCCCTGCGCGAGCAGCACAGCTTCCCACTGGACCTGATAGCCGGCGAGGGTCGATAA
- a CDS encoding ThuA domain-containing protein — MARIHIWGGGPYHPYREQGGWLIQQLSPWGNEVVYSEERSVFDWETLSRADLLIIMGLEWSGMMELDASLWEDSSRKPERYEPFSDEHMTAVQRFLSEGRALLCLHAGLASFDDRPEFEEIFDGRFVWGQSTHPPYAEFEVQVVHPEHPILAGVGNFVTPDELYYNLREPRRSAVLLEAEYDGRRWPLAWAGSYGEARTAYIALGHDMRSFATPSFQSVVHNAISWLLDQENS; from the coding sequence ATGGCGAGGATACACATCTGGGGTGGAGGGCCATACCACCCGTATCGCGAGCAGGGGGGCTGGCTCATCCAGCAGCTCTCTCCCTGGGGCAACGAGGTGGTCTACAGTGAGGAACGCTCGGTGTTCGACTGGGAGACGTTGAGCAGGGCCGACCTACTGATCATCATGGGCCTGGAGTGGTCCGGCATGATGGAGCTGGACGCCAGCCTGTGGGAGGATTCCAGCCGCAAGCCGGAAAGGTACGAACCCTTCTCCGACGAGCACATGACGGCGGTCCAGCGCTTCCTCTCCGAGGGGCGAGCCCTCCTGTGCCTGCATGCTGGCCTGGCCAGCTTTGACGACAGGCCGGAGTTCGAAGAGATCTTCGACGGCCGCTTCGTTTGGGGGCAGTCCACACATCCCCCCTACGCTGAGTTCGAGGTGCAGGTGGTCCACCCCGAGCACCCCATCTTGGCGGGCGTAGGGAACTTCGTCACCCCCGACGAGCTGTACTACAACCTGCGGGAGCCCAGGAGGTCGGCGGTGCTGCTGGAGGCAGAGTACGATGGCAGGCGCTGGCCGCTGGCCTGGGCGGGCAGCTACGGAGAAGCCCGCACGGCCTACATCGCGCTGGGGCACGACATGCGATCCTTCGCCACCCCCAGCTTCCAGAGCGTGGTCCACAACGCGATATCCTGGCTACTAGATCAAGAAAACTCATGA
- a CDS encoding DUF4038 domain-containing protein codes for MAGRLRLAPGGRYLLDEAAAPFFWLADTPWSGPLLSSEEDWEQYLADRQRKGFTVIHCVTTQWRATPASAEGEVAYEGSGPIRINHRFFDRIERRVRAINDQGMVAACVLLWDYGPPDRTPGELPERYAVELASYIVDRLWELDTVWILAGDGDYTGERARRWQRIGRQVFEGRDGLVAMHSNSMSWPYDAFEHEPWLHVWGYQSGHGDDERTIRWIYSGPPTTRWRELAPHPIINLEPPYEGIRAYQSGRPHTDYNVRRAVWWSLLSLPPAGVGYGAHGLWSWETEPRVPIEHPNSGVAPTWREAMALPGSAQMEHLGSLVRSLPWWELRPAQELLDRQSERPEGHIAVAAALDGGLMLAYTPLGEGISLRHTPATAKWFDPRHGTCLPAEVGLDGAYAPPSREDWVFVAGDESLLPKS; via the coding sequence ATGGCGGGTAGGCTGAGGCTGGCTCCCGGAGGCAGATACCTGCTGGACGAGGCCGCTGCCCCGTTCTTCTGGCTCGCGGATACCCCCTGGAGCGGCCCTCTGCTCTCAAGCGAGGAGGACTGGGAGCAGTATCTCGCGGACAGGCAGCGCAAGGGCTTCACCGTCATCCACTGCGTCACCACCCAGTGGAGGGCAACGCCGGCCAGCGCCGAGGGCGAGGTGGCCTACGAGGGCAGCGGCCCCATCAGGATCAACCACCGCTTCTTCGACCGCATCGAGAGGCGGGTGAGGGCGATCAACGACCAAGGCATGGTCGCCGCCTGCGTGCTCCTGTGGGACTACGGCCCACCCGACAGGACACCGGGGGAGCTCCCCGAGAGGTACGCCGTGGAGCTGGCAAGCTACATCGTCGACCGCCTGTGGGAGCTGGACACCGTCTGGATACTCGCCGGCGACGGCGACTACACCGGCGAGAGGGCCCGGCGGTGGCAGCGGATAGGTCGGCAGGTGTTCGAGGGACGCGACGGGCTGGTCGCCATGCACTCCAACAGCATGTCCTGGCCCTACGACGCCTTCGAGCACGAGCCCTGGCTGCACGTGTGGGGCTACCAGAGCGGCCACGGGGACGACGAGCGCACCATCCGGTGGATCTACTCCGGACCGCCCACCACCAGGTGGCGCGAGCTCGCGCCGCACCCGATCATCAACCTGGAGCCCCCGTACGAGGGCATCAGGGCGTACCAGTCGGGGCGCCCGCACACGGACTACAACGTGCGGAGGGCGGTATGGTGGTCGCTCCTCTCGCTGCCGCCGGCGGGGGTGGGCTACGGCGCGCACGGGCTCTGGAGCTGGGAGACGGAGCCTCGAGTGCCCATAGAGCACCCCAACTCGGGCGTGGCACCGACCTGGCGGGAGGCGATGGCGCTGCCGGGCAGCGCGCAGATGGAGCACCTAGGCTCATTGGTGAGGAGCCTGCCGTGGTGGGAGCTCAGACCCGCGCAGGAGCTCCTCGATCGCCAGTCGGAGCGCCCTGAAGGGCACATCGCGGTCGCCGCGGCGCTCGATGGTGGGCTGATGCTGGCTTACACCCCGCTCGGGGAGGGGATCTCGCTGAGGCACACGCCAGCCACCGCCAAGTGGTTCGACCCACGGCACGGCACTTGCCTGCCAGCGGAGGTGGGGCTAGATGGCGCGTACGCACCCCCAAGCCGGGAGGACTGGGTGTTTGTGGCCGGCGACGAGTCCCTACTGCCGAAGAGCTGA
- a CDS encoding Gfo/Idh/MocA family protein codes for METFGVGIVGAGTIGKVHAAVLSRLEGVRLLAVAEPREEVGRQLAEQAGIDWYPSMEELLARQDIDLVTLATPSGMHPDQAVMAARAGKHVVTEKPMAITLEGADRMIRAAREAGVTLSVIFQNRFHRDVLKLKKAIDAGLFGQPVYGNAFLHWYRSQQYYEESGGWRGTWKYDGGGALMNQSIHYIDLLQWMMGDVESVEGFTATLAHRIETEDVGSAAVRFRSGALGTIQGTTAAYTSRPPRIEIVGTEGGATLTGSSITLWEPREDRELLTAEDLERTRHPEEGEEWWLTHAVQFREIFRCLRAGQTPPVSGEDARKSLEIILAIYQSQRTGCAVQLPPETGER; via the coding sequence ATGGAGACTTTCGGCGTTGGAATAGTCGGAGCAGGCACCATAGGCAAGGTGCACGCTGCGGTGCTGAGCCGCCTGGAGGGCGTGAGGCTGTTGGCCGTGGCTGAGCCCCGGGAGGAGGTGGGCAGGCAACTTGCCGAGCAGGCCGGCATCGACTGGTACCCCAGCATGGAGGAACTGTTGGCCCGCCAGGACATCGACCTGGTGACGCTGGCGACCCCTTCGGGCATGCACCCCGACCAGGCGGTGATGGCCGCTCGGGCCGGCAAGCACGTGGTGACCGAGAAGCCCATGGCCATCACTCTGGAGGGAGCCGACAGGATGATCCGGGCCGCGAGGGAGGCGGGGGTGACGCTCTCGGTCATATTCCAGAACCGCTTCCATCGCGACGTCCTCAAGCTGAAGAAAGCCATCGATGCCGGGCTGTTCGGCCAGCCGGTGTACGGCAACGCCTTCCTCCACTGGTACAGGTCCCAGCAGTACTACGAAGAGAGCGGTGGCTGGCGAGGCACCTGGAAGTACGACGGCGGCGGGGCGCTGATGAACCAGAGCATCCACTACATAGACCTGCTGCAGTGGATGATGGGCGACGTGGAGAGCGTGGAGGGCTTCACGGCCACCCTGGCGCACAGGATCGAGACCGAGGATGTCGGCAGCGCGGCCGTGCGCTTCCGCAGCGGGGCTCTGGGCACCATCCAGGGCACCACCGCAGCCTACACCAGTCGACCGCCCAGGATAGAGATCGTGGGCACCGAGGGAGGGGCCACCCTTACCGGCTCCTCCATCACCCTCTGGGAGCCCAGGGAGGATCGCGAGCTGCTGACGGCCGAGGACCTCGAGCGCACGCGCCATCCCGAGGAGGGGGAGGAGTGGTGGCTCACCCACGCGGTGCAGTTCCGGGAGATATTCCGCTGCCTGCGGGCAGGGCAGACTCCTCCGGTGAGCGGCGAGGACGCCCGCAAGTCGCTGGAGATCATCCTGGCGATCTACCAGTCCCAGCGGACGGGCTGCGCCGTGCAGCTCCCGCCAGAGACCGGGGAGAGGTAG
- a CDS encoding sugar phosphate isomerase/epimerase family protein, whose protein sequence is MRTSVISDEISQDIGEVLEVCRLKGLRTIELRAVDGRSILEHDDAYVRQLRSRLDAEGVQVCAIASPFLKCHLHGDGAPQGATHFASPAARDEQWQVLERSIEVAHMLGAPIVRAFSFWRLPDPASAREEILEVLAEAVERTRPSGLKLGLENEHACNIATGEEASWYLERLPSPHLGLIWDPGNEAAAGSRPYPDGYRHIRDRVIHVHVKDLDSSGRWTVIGQGSIDYVGQLRALADDGYDGPLSIETHMRIPEGPREATMRCIDGLREVASRAGVNLE, encoded by the coding sequence ATGCGTACTAGCGTTATCAGCGACGAGATCTCGCAGGACATAGGCGAGGTGCTGGAGGTCTGCCGCCTGAAGGGGCTGCGCACCATCGAGCTGCGCGCCGTGGACGGCAGGAGCATCCTCGAGCACGATGATGCCTACGTCCGTCAGCTCAGGAGCAGGCTGGATGCCGAGGGCGTGCAGGTCTGCGCCATAGCCTCGCCCTTCCTCAAGTGCCACCTGCACGGTGATGGCGCGCCGCAGGGCGCCACCCACTTCGCGTCTCCCGCCGCCAGGGACGAGCAATGGCAGGTGCTGGAGCGATCGATCGAGGTGGCCCACATGCTCGGCGCACCGATCGTGAGGGCGTTCTCCTTCTGGAGGCTGCCGGACCCGGCCTCCGCCCGAGAGGAGATACTGGAGGTGCTGGCGGAGGCCGTGGAGCGCACACGTCCCTCCGGCTTGAAGCTGGGGCTGGAGAACGAGCACGCCTGCAACATCGCCACGGGGGAGGAGGCCAGCTGGTACCTCGAGCGGCTGCCATCACCCCACCTGGGGCTGATCTGGGACCCCGGCAACGAGGCGGCTGCGGGCTCCAGGCCCTACCCCGACGGCTACCGGCACATCCGGGACCGGGTGATCCACGTGCACGTCAAGGACCTGGACTCCTCCGGCAGGTGGACCGTCATCGGCCAGGGCAGCATCGACTACGTGGGGCAGCTGCGGGCGCTGGCGGATGACGGCTACGATGGCCCCCTGTCGATCGAGACGCACATGCGGATACCCGAGGGGCCGAGGGAGGCTACGATGAGGTGCATAGATGGCCTGCGGGAGGTGGCATCCCGAGCGGGCGTGAATCTGGAGTAG
- a CDS encoding sugar phosphate isomerase/epimerase family protein, with protein sequence MQTICRAMPRWANWAIILSSTQARSVEMAKYSVSQWIYGREPLEHSLDRLARYGYQGVELAGEPGELEPARVRRLLADRGLVASSICGLYPPKRDLSHPDGELRRWAVHYVKSCCELAAAVEAPTVIVVPSPVGRTAPVADARTELELAMESLREAGEHAAGLGVTLVIEALNRFETYLINKLEQAVELARRVGLPNVAVMADTFHMNIEEPSIAGSIRRAGDLIRHVHIADSNRESVGRGHIDFAEVLRALRDVGYDGWLTMEFLPPVSNPYLAADRQDREGVMDLYTGECIKRLREIEANLGKSVNL encoded by the coding sequence GTGCAAACTATATGCCGGGCTATGCCCCGATGGGCGAATTGGGCCATAATCTTATCTAGCACACAGGCGAGGAGTGTAGAGATGGCGAAGTACAGCGTAAGTCAATGGATCTACGGCAGGGAGCCCCTGGAGCACAGCCTCGACAGGCTCGCGCGCTACGGCTACCAGGGGGTGGAGCTGGCGGGTGAGCCTGGGGAGCTGGAGCCCGCCAGGGTGCGTCGGCTGCTGGCCGACCGCGGGCTGGTGGCTTCCTCGATCTGCGGGCTCTATCCCCCCAAGCGGGACCTCTCGCACCCGGACGGGGAGCTGAGGCGATGGGCCGTGCATTACGTCAAGTCGTGCTGCGAGCTGGCCGCCGCGGTGGAGGCGCCCACCGTGATAGTCGTGCCCTCCCCTGTGGGCAGGACCGCCCCGGTGGCCGACGCGCGCACGGAGCTCGAGCTGGCGATGGAGAGCCTGCGCGAGGCCGGAGAGCACGCCGCGGGGCTGGGCGTCACGCTCGTCATAGAGGCGCTCAACCGCTTCGAGACCTACCTCATCAACAAGCTCGAGCAGGCCGTGGAGCTGGCGCGACGTGTGGGTCTGCCCAACGTCGCCGTCATGGCCGACACGTTCCACATGAACATCGAGGAGCCCTCCATCGCGGGGTCGATCCGGCGGGCGGGAGACCTCATCCGCCACGTGCACATAGCCGACAGCAACAGGGAGTCGGTGGGGCGGGGGCACATCGACTTCGCGGAGGTGCTGCGAGCGCTGCGCGACGTGGGCTACGACGGCTGGCTCACCATGGAGTTCCTGCCGCCGGTCTCCAACCCCTACCTGGCGGCCGACAGGCAGGACCGCGAGGGGGTGATGGACCTGTACACGGGGGAGTGCATCAAGCGGTTGCGGGAGATCGAAGCGAATCTGGGCAAAAGTGTTAACCTCTGA
- a CDS encoding MarR family winged helix-turn-helix transcriptional regulator: MTNDMEALDRSREGPDILHSAGFLLSTAGRLARERFERAIAPLGLRARHFGVLLALATHGPAPQGEVADEAWMDKSTMVAVVDDLERWGLVERRRSAQDRRMYELVINERGREKLAEALEVVARSEDEWLGPLSPEERELLRGLLARLLYAPGGLLRGREGGEE, encoded by the coding sequence ATGACAAACGATATGGAAGCCTTAGATCGATCGCGCGAGGGCCCGGATATCCTGCACAGCGCCGGGTTCCTGCTCTCCACCGCGGGCAGGCTCGCTCGCGAGAGATTCGAGCGGGCGATAGCTCCCCTGGGCCTGAGGGCCCGCCACTTCGGGGTGCTGCTCGCGCTGGCCACCCACGGCCCCGCCCCCCAGGGCGAGGTGGCCGACGAGGCGTGGATGGACAAGTCCACCATGGTGGCGGTGGTCGATGACCTCGAGCGCTGGGGGTTGGTGGAGCGCAGGCGCAGCGCCCAGGACCGCCGGATGTACGAGCTCGTCATAAACGAGCGGGGGCGGGAGAAGCTCGCCGAGGCGCTGGAGGTGGTCGCGCGCTCTGAGGACGAATGGCTGGGGCCGCTGAGCCCGGAGGAGAGGGAGCTCCTGCGCGGGCTGCTGGCGAGGCTGCTGTATGCCCCTGGCGGCCTGCTGCGGGGGCGGGAAGGAGGCGAGGAGTGA
- a CDS encoding M28 family peptidase, with protein sequence MSHLDRRTFLWGLLGLAGAQLGCGAPGTATPTVGPLPFDRRRAWGYLLRQVAFGPRVPGTAPHSRCRDFLLRELRATLGSASPQAFSFQGVQMCNILSQYHGGGEDHVLLCAHWDTRPRADNERDPDRRRLPIPGANDGASGVAVLLEIAHALQVLRPPIRVSFALFDGEDWGPDEASMYLGSRHYASTLPQGRPSWGVLLDMVGDRALRIPREGFSEEMARAVNDRVWAAARLAGHGDVFVEERGASILDDHLPLLRRGIPVVDVIDFDYPHWHTLRDDPSACSPHSLEVVGRTVLAALTFEL encoded by the coding sequence ATGAGTCACCTGGATAGAAGGACCTTCCTGTGGGGACTGCTCGGGCTGGCCGGCGCCCAGCTGGGCTGTGGCGCCCCGGGGACGGCCACCCCGACCGTGGGCCCGCTGCCCTTCGACCGTCGGCGGGCCTGGGGCTACCTGCTTCGGCAGGTGGCCTTCGGGCCAAGGGTGCCGGGGACGGCCCCCCACAGCAGATGCCGCGACTTCCTCCTGCGCGAGCTGCGCGCGACGCTTGGAAGCGCCTCTCCCCAAGCCTTCAGCTTCCAGGGCGTCCAGATGTGTAACATCCTCTCGCAGTACCATGGGGGAGGGGAGGACCACGTTCTCCTCTGCGCCCACTGGGACACCAGGCCCAGAGCCGACAACGAGCGCGATCCCGATCGCAGGCGGCTGCCCATCCCGGGGGCCAACGATGGTGCGAGTGGCGTGGCCGTCCTGCTGGAGATCGCCCACGCGCTACAGGTCCTCAGGCCGCCCATCAGGGTGAGCTTTGCCCTCTTCGATGGCGAGGACTGGGGCCCCGATGAGGCGAGCATGTACCTTGGCTCCCGGCACTACGCCTCCACCCTCCCGCAGGGCAGGCCATCCTGGGGGGTGCTGCTCGACATGGTGGGCGACAGGGCCCTGCGCATCCCCCGCGAGGGATTCTCGGAGGAGATGGCGCGCGCTGTCAACGACAGGGTGTGGGCGGCGGCCCGGCTGGCAGGGCACGGCGACGTGTTCGTGGAGGAGAGGGGCGCGAGCATCCTGGACGACCACCTGCCTCTGCTGCGTCGGGGCATCCCGGTGGTGGACGTCATAGATTTCGACTACCCTCACTGGCACACCCTGCGGGACGACCCCTCAGCCTGCAGCCCCCACAGCCTGGAGGTCGTGGGGCGCACTGTCCTTGCGGCCCTCACCTTCGAGCTCTGA
- a CDS encoding class I SAM-dependent methyltransferase has product MSIGRKLVKVMRDPWILLRKATSPLIERRKAAMDLEQERARSIRFLSEHFGVDAAALHDEYWSSAFASWYLRWYQELGRLVRDKETSSHFDLVTLYMLVRALRPEVVVETGVNYGASSAHILAAMRENGGGTLYSIDLPKPRPPGAPSQDFLVPPELSSSWRLILGDSRDELPGLLRTLGQIDHFHHDSLHTVQHMSWEYATALEHIRYGGVLSSHDVVVPLSLQNVFETFCRKHGLPYGVFRNVGIALCQW; this is encoded by the coding sequence ATGTCGATCGGCCGCAAACTGGTCAAGGTGATGAGGGACCCCTGGATCCTGCTGCGCAAGGCCACCAGCCCACTGATCGAGCGCAGGAAGGCTGCAATGGACCTCGAGCAGGAGCGCGCCAGGTCGATTCGCTTCCTTAGCGAGCACTTCGGCGTGGATGCCGCCGCCCTGCACGATGAGTACTGGTCCTCAGCTTTCGCCTCCTGGTACCTCCGCTGGTACCAGGAGCTGGGGAGGCTGGTCCGGGACAAGGAGACCTCCTCGCACTTCGACCTGGTCACGCTGTACATGCTCGTGAGGGCGCTCAGGCCGGAGGTGGTCGTCGAGACCGGCGTCAACTACGGGGCTTCGAGCGCGCATATCCTGGCGGCGATGCGCGAGAACGGTGGGGGGACGCTCTACAGCATCGATCTGCCCAAGCCCCGGCCACCGGGTGCCCCCTCACAGGACTTCCTGGTGCCGCCGGAGCTCTCCTCCAGCTGGCGGCTCATCCTGGGCGACAGCCGGGACGAGCTGCCTGGGCTGCTGCGCACCCTGGGGCAGATCGACCACTTCCACCACGACAGCCTGCACACCGTGCAGCACATGTCGTGGGAGTATGCGACGGCCCTGGAGCACATAAGGTATGGAGGGGTGCTGTCGTCGCACGACGTGGTCGTGCCGCTGTCACTGCAGAACGTCTTTGAGACTTTCTGCCGGAAGCATGGGCTGCCCTATGGGGTGTTCCGCAACGTGGGCATCGCCCTGTGCCAATGGTAG